One segment of uncultured Campylobacter sp. DNA contains the following:
- a CDS encoding 4Fe-4S dicluster domain-containing protein: MKKAYRMIHDENLCIGCQACSVACRSENEVPRGVFRLQVHSQIKGKFPNLKTDFSRHSCVMCEDAPCVTVCPTGASFQTAEGIVLLDHSTCVSCKYCILACPYDARYVEPKTGEIGKCTFCFETRVSIGEQPACVTVCPTDALAFGDINDPNSEVSKILKNKAHYYPKAELKTKPKLAMIANRKGGSHE, translated from the coding sequence ATGAAAAAAGCTTATAGAATGATACACGACGAAAACCTCTGCATAGGCTGTCAGGCTTGCTCGGTGGCTTGCAGGAGCGAAAACGAAGTGCCTAGAGGCGTTTTTAGACTTCAAGTCCATTCGCAGATAAAGGGCAAATTTCCAAATTTAAAAACCGACTTTAGCAGACATAGTTGCGTGATGTGCGAGGACGCTCCGTGCGTGACTGTTTGCCCTACGGGAGCTAGCTTTCAGACGGCGGAGGGCATCGTGCTGCTAGACCACTCTACCTGCGTATCTTGCAAATACTGCATCCTGGCCTGTCCTTACGACGCTCGCTACGTCGAGCCAAAAACGGGCGAGATAGGCAAATGTACGTTTTGCTTTGAGACTAGAGTGAGCATTGGCGAGCAGCCTGCGTGCGTGACCGTTTGTCCGACCGATGCTTTGGCATTTGGCGATATAAACGATCCAAACAGCGAAGTAAGTAAAATTTTAAAGAATAAAGCTCACTACTATCCTAAAGCCGAGCTTAAAACCAAACCGAAGCTTGCTATGATAGCTAACCGCAAAGGAGGAAGCCATGAATAA
- the nrfD gene encoding NrfD/PsrC family molybdoenzyme membrane anchor subunit — protein MNNMWGSVAQYNEIYWPWPIAVYLFLAGLSAGAMMVALLVKWNYHKKQDGSIWDAMVKAGALVAPITITVGLALLVLDLGKPLSFYWILIKYNFGSVMSIGVALLLLYTPLAYLFAMIIFEEEIEKYKILAILRPISRLIRSFAPLSKIVEMALFGLAIGVGIYTGFLLSAITKLPLWNTPILPILFLTSGFSSGVATNILVGLLCFKHLLNEDNVKYLLVMDLRAVLFEIPLIAILFLGLYFEGGASAVAAKQALSTGQYALIFWIGVVGIGLLTPITIALTALKNHAYRVGYIIANSLVVICGVVMLRYYIVYAGQVFTGA, from the coding sequence ATGAATAATATGTGGGGAAGCGTAGCGCAATATAATGAAATTTACTGGCCGTGGCCGATAGCGGTTTATCTATTTTTGGCGGGTTTATCCGCAGGCGCGATGATGGTCGCATTGCTTGTAAAGTGGAACTACCACAAAAAACAAGACGGCAGTATCTGGGACGCGATGGTAAAGGCGGGCGCCCTAGTGGCTCCTATAACGATCACCGTAGGCCTTGCGCTTTTGGTGCTTGATCTTGGCAAACCGCTTAGTTTTTACTGGATTTTGATTAAGTATAACTTTGGTTCGGTTATGTCTATAGGCGTTGCATTACTTCTGCTTTATACGCCGCTGGCTTATCTTTTTGCGATGATTATTTTCGAAGAAGAGATAGAAAAGTATAAAATTTTAGCGATTTTACGTCCTATTTCTAGACTGATTCGCTCTTTTGCGCCGCTTTCAAAGATAGTCGAGATGGCACTTTTCGGTCTCGCGATCGGCGTGGGTATATATACGGGCTTTTTGCTTAGCGCGATTACGAAGCTTCCGCTTTGGAACACGCCGATTTTGCCGATCTTGTTCCTAACATCAGGCTTTAGCTCGGGCGTAGCGACAAACATCTTGGTCGGGCTTTTGTGCTTCAAACACCTTCTTAACGAAGACAACGTGAAGTATCTTTTGGTTATGGACTTGCGCGCCGTACTTTTTGAGATACCGCTTATCGCGATACTATTTTTGGGACTATATTTCGAGGGCGGAGCGAGCGCAGTTGCCGCAAAACAAGCTCTAAGCACGGGACAATACGCGTTAATCTTTTGGATAGGTGTTGTTGGTATCGGACTTTTGACCCCTATCACCATAGCGCTAACGGCTCTAAAAAATCACGCTTATAGAGTGGGCTACATCATAGCAAACTCTCTTGTAGTTATCTGCGGCGTCGTGATGCTAAGATACTATATAGTTTATGCCGGTCAAGTTTTCACGGGCGCGTGA
- a CDS encoding response regulator transcription factor: MKILLLEDDFVYRKSVSEYLESLGYEVDEAPDGKVACDKIAAGFYHLLILDIKVPHISGHEVIKYAKDIGCETPIMIMTSLVDIDDMAVGYELGCNEYLKKPFELAELKFRVNELMRKYHGRDDKNLIAIDENFSLDTAKKRLKFKGEPVELSLKEFEIIECLLFHKNSFVGIERLRAEVWNDKEIDPADVRMHILKIRQKTTPEFIKSSRGLGYKIDVSKS, from the coding sequence ATGAAAATTTTACTGCTTGAAGACGACTTCGTATATCGCAAGAGCGTTAGCGAATACCTAGAAAGCCTAGGCTACGAGGTCGATGAGGCGCCAGACGGCAAAGTCGCCTGCGATAAGATAGCGGCGGGCTTTTATCACCTGCTGATCCTTGATATCAAGGTTCCGCATATCAGCGGACACGAGGTGATAAAATACGCCAAAGATATCGGCTGTGAAACACCCATAATGATAATGACCTCGCTCGTGGATATAGACGATATGGCGGTCGGATACGAGCTGGGCTGTAACGAGTATCTAAAAAAGCCCTTTGAGCTAGCCGAGCTAAAATTTAGAGTAAACGAGCTAATGCGAAAATATCACGGCAGAGACGATAAAAACTTAATCGCGATCGACGAAAACTTTAGCCTCGATACCGCCAAAAAACGGCTCAAATTTAAAGGCGAGCCCGTCGAGTTAAGTTTGAAAGAATTTGAAATCATCGAGTGCTTGCTGTTTCATAAAAACAGCTTTGTCGGTATCGAGCGGCTACGCGCCGAGGTGTGGAACGACAAGGAGATCGACCCCGCCGACGTACGCATGCACATACTAAAAATTCGTCAAAAAACGACTCCAGAGTTTATAAAATCATCGCGCGGACTAGGCTATAAGATAGATGTTTCAAAATCTTAA
- a CDS encoding HAMP domain-containing sensor histidine kinase, which yields MFQNLKIPVLATFIIMALFIFQSYEIINLSSKDEYSKNMFELLEYEGKIRKALDKNETLPISLTYRYGVFDLKEKQIVSNLDARPSDLKFITRQENGHLFYKTYFSADGEFYYLVLAKKQNAARILFVTALTLAFALVVVFFALYLSFVSGIKPYKDAKKYMNNFFNDAMHELKTPLGIIGINLEMLGLDNKYVTRMRSALKQMQVTYEDTEYYIKRGYILFPPEILNLSEFCLERAPYMRGIAMAKNIKIYDFVEPNLQIFMSKIEAGRLIDNNLSNAVKYSREGGVINLRLFEKSGKIVLVAEDEGEGIKDTSKIWKRYVRDEGVQGGFGLGLNIVQSICVKNGVEYGVKSELGKGSVFTYKFSPYSKSLLD from the coding sequence ATGTTTCAAAATCTTAAAATCCCTGTTTTAGCCACTTTTATCATCATGGCTTTGTTTATATTTCAAAGCTACGAAATTATAAATTTAAGCTCCAAAGACGAATACTCCAAAAATATGTTCGAGTTGCTAGAATACGAGGGCAAAATCCGAAAAGCGCTCGATAAAAACGAGACTTTGCCTATTTCGCTTACCTATAGATACGGCGTTTTTGATCTCAAAGAAAAGCAGATCGTCTCAAATTTGGACGCGCGACCGAGCGATTTAAAATTTATCACCCGCCAAGAAAACGGCCATCTTTTTTACAAGACCTATTTTAGCGCGGACGGTGAGTTTTATTATCTCGTGCTAGCCAAAAAGCAAAACGCGGCTAGGATTTTATTCGTCACGGCTCTAACTCTAGCATTTGCGCTCGTGGTCGTATTTTTCGCGCTTTATCTGTCGTTTGTTAGCGGTATAAAGCCGTATAAAGACGCTAAAAAATATATGAATAACTTTTTTAACGACGCGATGCACGAGCTAAAAACGCCGCTGGGCATCATCGGCATAAACCTTGAGATGCTGGGTCTTGATAACAAATACGTCACCCGCATGCGCTCGGCCCTAAAGCAAATGCAAGTTACATACGAGGACACCGAGTACTACATCAAGCGCGGGTATATTTTATTTCCGCCCGAGATTTTAAATTTGAGCGAATTTTGCCTCGAGCGAGCACCGTATATGCGAGGTATCGCGATGGCGAAAAATATCAAAATTTACGACTTCGTCGAGCCGAATTTGCAAATTTTTATGAGCAAGATAGAGGCGGGCAGGCTGATCGATAACAACCTAAGCAACGCCGTAAAATATAGCCGCGAGGGAGGAGTAATAAATTTACGCCTTTTTGAAAAAAGCGGCAAAATCGTGCTCGTAGCCGAGGACGAAGGCGAAGGCATAAAAGACACGAGTAAAATTTGGAAACGCTACGTTAGAGACGAGGGCGTGCAAGGCGGCTTTGGGCTAGGGCTAAATATCGTGCAAAGCATCTGCGTGAAAAACGGCGTAGAGTACGGCGTGAAAAGCGAACTGGGCAAAGGTAGCGTCTTTACCTATAAATTTTCGCCGTACTCAAAAAGCCTGCTTGACTAG
- a CDS encoding cache domain-containing protein, with amino-acid sequence MNKKILLTLAIIVVAGVLAVYKARWDEQTQTENIKKFLDFQTQILNKNIEEEKLSAMTVAALLAQNEHVKKCMSQNDRQMCLETLGEFTKTLSKVPIYENAKFHIHTPKMRSFARSWIPLYNDDLTNFRHLLAEAKNGVAAGIEVGRAGVFIRSVAPIFEDKKMLGSIEVLLDFKHLSDFFAQQGLGLFVLLDASADSPYQNSSDEGIIEGFHFVNKSYANLNVLPMLKDIKFKSGGFYQTDSHAFTVQPMNDAKGERVGYFVIYFNSDSKERNLAKLGVWFD; translated from the coding sequence GTGAATAAAAAAATACTTCTAACGCTCGCGATCATCGTAGTAGCAGGCGTTTTGGCGGTTTATAAGGCGCGCTGGGACGAGCAGACGCAGACGGAAAATATCAAAAAATTTCTCGACTTTCAAACGCAAATTTTAAATAAAAATATCGAAGAAGAAAAACTCTCCGCCATGACGGTGGCGGCGCTACTAGCGCAAAACGAACACGTGAAAAAATGCATGAGCCAAAACGACCGTCAGATGTGCCTAGAGACGCTTGGCGAATTTACCAAAACGCTAAGCAAGGTGCCGATTTACGAAAACGCCAAATTCCACATCCATACGCCTAAAATGAGGAGCTTTGCTAGGAGCTGGATACCGCTATATAACGACGATCTAACGAACTTTCGCCACCTGCTAGCCGAGGCAAAAAACGGCGTAGCTGCAGGCATCGAGGTCGGTCGCGCGGGTGTTTTTATAAGATCGGTCGCACCGATATTTGAGGATAAAAAGATGCTGGGCAGTATCGAAGTGCTGCTTGATTTTAAGCATTTGAGCGACTTTTTCGCACAGCAAGGGCTCGGGCTTTTTGTGCTACTCGACGCTAGCGCCGACTCTCCGTATCAAAACAGCAGCGACGAGGGCATCATCGAAGGCTTTCATTTCGTAAATAAGAGCTATGCAAATTTAAACGTCTTGCCGATGCTAAAAGATATAAAATTTAAAAGCGGCGGATTTTATCAGACGGATTCGCATGCCTTTACCGTCCAGCCTATGAACGACGCAAAGGGCGAGCGAGTGGGGTATTTCGTGATTTATTTTAACTCCGACTCAAAAGAGCGAAATTTAGCAAAACTCGGCGTTTGGTTTGACTAG
- a CDS encoding HIT family protein, which produces MIFEDELIFIERETSEIPWVKIFTKTPFKELTDCDEATQKRVFEAVLTTEKVMRKFYNPTKINIASFANYVPRVHFHVMARFESDSFFPESMWGKKQREGELNLPDFAEFSQILARELGKTRE; this is translated from the coding sequence ATGATTTTTGAAGACGAGCTGATTTTCATCGAGCGAGAGACGAGCGAAATCCCGTGGGTGAAAATTTTTACCAAAACGCCGTTTAAGGAGCTAACAGACTGCGACGAAGCGACGCAAAAAAGGGTTTTTGAAGCGGTTTTAACGACCGAAAAAGTAATGAGAAAATTTTATAATCCAACCAAAATAAACATCGCAAGCTTTGCCAACTACGTGCCGCGCGTACATTTTCACGTGATGGCGAGGTTTGAGAGCGATAGCTTTTTCCCGGAGTCAATGTGGGGCAAAAAACAGCGCGAGGGCGAGCTAAATTTGCCTGATTTTGCCGAGTTTTCTCAAATTTTAGCGCGCGAGCTAGGCAAAACACGTGAATAA
- a CDS encoding tetratricopeptide repeat protein has translation MKRFISLIFFAALAFGGELADLSNECKKGNDEICKRLSLAIKNLELACDEGGEKNAMACAGLGYFYESDKEFKKAVARYEKACELGADKACVYLGLLYQNGQGATQDHKKANELFAKACEKDVADGCASLAYSYGKGLGVYPDGKKTNELFAKACELGEETACYNLGLNYAMGDGVQKDAAKAAQIFAASCERGYVGSCADLGVCYFKGEGVEKDYERAALLFTRACSGASALACANLGFAYEKGMGVEKNKNAAKELYDRGCKLGEFNACQYLKNLR, from the coding sequence ATGAAACGTTTTATTTCGCTCATATTTTTTGCGGCGCTAGCTTTTGGCGGCGAGTTAGCCGATCTTAGCAACGAGTGCAAAAAGGGAAATGACGAAATTTGCAAAAGGCTCTCGCTCGCGATTAAAAACTTAGAGCTTGCCTGCGATGAAGGCGGCGAGAAAAACGCGATGGCGTGCGCTGGACTTGGCTATTTTTACGAATCCGACAAAGAATTTAAAAAAGCCGTCGCGCGCTACGAAAAGGCCTGCGAGCTAGGCGCGGACAAAGCCTGCGTGTATCTAGGCCTACTTTATCAAAACGGGCAGGGCGCGACGCAAGATCACAAAAAGGCAAACGAGCTTTTTGCTAAAGCCTGCGAAAAGGACGTGGCCGATGGGTGCGCGAGTCTGGCGTATAGCTACGGCAAAGGGCTTGGCGTATATCCCGACGGCAAAAAGACGAACGAGCTGTTTGCTAAAGCCTGCGAGCTGGGCGAAGAAACGGCGTGCTACAATCTTGGCTTAAACTACGCGATGGGCGACGGAGTGCAAAAGGACGCGGCAAAGGCGGCACAGATATTTGCGGCCTCTTGCGAGCGCGGATACGTGGGCTCTTGCGCCGATCTTGGGGTTTGCTATTTTAAGGGCGAGGGCGTAGAAAAAGACTACGAAAGAGCCGCTTTGCTTTTTACTCGGGCTTGCTCGGGTGCTAGCGCGCTAGCCTGTGCAAATTTGGGCTTTGCGTACGAAAAGGGCATGGGCGTAGAAAAGAATAAAAACGCTGCCAAAGAACTTTACGATCGGGGCTGTAAACTCGGAGAATTTAACGCATGCCAGTATCTTAAAAATTTGCGTTGA